Below is a window of Pseudarthrobacter equi DNA.
ACCATGGCCACGTCCTGCCAGCGGAAGCGCCGCAGTTCCTCCGGGCTCATGGCCAGGACATCCCTGCCGCCGAAGGAGATGCTGCCGCCGGCGATCTTCGCGGGGTCCTTGAGCAGGCGCATGATCGAGTTGGCGATGGTGGACTTGCCGCAGCCGGACTCCCCTGCGAGGCCGAAGACCTCGCCGGTGCCGATGCTGAAGGAAACACGGTCCACGGCGGTGGTGGAGCGGGTATCGCCGATGTACTTCACGGTGAGGTCCTGCACGTCCAGGACAGGTTCGTGGGACCCGAAGGAGGTCTGGGAGACGGTCACTTCGCGGCGCTCCTTTCGGTAGTGGCAGGGGTTTCAACCGTGGCCGGCTTGGGGGCTTTGATTTTCCGCAGGCGGGGGTTGGTGACCTCGTCCACGGCGTAATTGATGAGGGCCAGGGCGAAGGCCACCAGGGCGATGCACACGCCCGACGGCACGAAGACCCACCAGCTTCCGGTGAGCAGCGCGCCCTCGTTGCCGGCCCAGAAGAGGTTGTTGCCCCACGAGACGGTACTGACATCGCCCAGGCCCAGGAACTCAAGGCCCGCCTGGGCGCCGATTCCGTAGATCACGCAGGCCAGCAGGGTGCCCATCACGATCGAGGCCATGTTGGGCAGGATTTCCCGGAACATGATCCGGCCCGCCCGTTCGCCGGACACCACCGCCGCGGCCACAAAGTCCTTGGACCGGATGGACAGGGCCTGGCTGCGCAGGACGCGCGCCGATCCTGCCCAACCGGTGACGATGAGCACCAGGATCACCGTTCCCAGGCCCGGCGGGAGGAACGCGGCGAGGATGACGAGCAGCGGCAGCCCGGGAAGGAGGAGGAAGACGTTGGTTACCAGGGACAGCGCCTCATCGATGAACCGGCCGAAGTAGGCCGAGGCCAGGCCCACCAGGATGCCGATGAACGTGGAGGCGAAGCCCACCGTGAGGCCTACCAGCAGCGAACTCCGGGCGCCGTGCACGGTCAGTGCCAGCACGTC
It encodes the following:
- a CDS encoding ABC transporter permease; the protein is MATAILQQPGTTAGKTPAAKPKTKPNRSFIHGLATNKKALVGMAVMAVFIGLALLAPVLFPGDPSRITAMASLEPDADHWLGTTAKGQDVLALTVHGARSSLLVGLTVGFASTFIGILVGLASAYFGRFIDEALSLVTNVFLLLPGLPLLVILAAFLPPGLGTVILVLIVTGWAGSARVLRSQALSIRSKDFVAAAVVSGERAGRIMFREILPNMASIVMGTLLACVIYGIGAQAGLEFLGLGDVSTVSWGNNLFWAGNEGALLTGSWWVFVPSGVCIALVAFALALINYAVDEVTNPRLRKIKAPKPATVETPATTERSAAK